The following are encoded together in the Paraburkholderia sp. BL10I2N1 genome:
- the betC gene encoding choline-sulfatase, protein MSLNTKQNILILMADQMTPFALRSYGHQVALTPRIDALAREGVVFDSAYCASPLCAPARFSMLAGKLPSKIAAYDNAAEFPAQTLTFAHYLRAAGYRTILSGKMHFCGPDQLHGFEERLTTDIYPADFGWVPDWDRPGERPSWYHNMSSVLDAGPCVRTNQLDFDDEVTFTARQKLFDIARERQAGKDDRPFCLVASLTHPHDPYAIPRQYWDLYRDEDIDLPKTSQSYEDSDPHSRRLRHVCETDRTPPTEQQVRNARHAYYGALSYVDAQFGAILDALNDTGLADDTIVLVTSDHGEMLGERGLWYKMTFFEGGVRVPLIIHSPGRFSARRVAAPVSHVDLLPTLVELATGTRDTRWPDPVDGCSLVPHLRGEGGQGEAIGEYLAEGAIAPIVMIRNGDYKFIHSPVDPDQLYNLARDPQEVHNLAGDPGAAQLLAAFREDVARRWNLPALHQDVLTSQRRRRFHFEATTQGRIQSWDWQPFADASQRYMRNHIELDTLEAMARFPRVTP, encoded by the coding sequence ATGAGCCTTAACACAAAGCAGAATATCCTTATCCTGATGGCGGATCAGATGACGCCGTTCGCATTGCGCTCATATGGCCACCAGGTCGCGCTCACGCCGCGCATCGACGCTCTTGCCCGCGAAGGCGTGGTGTTCGATTCGGCGTATTGCGCGAGCCCGCTATGCGCACCAGCGCGTTTTTCGATGCTGGCGGGCAAGCTCCCGTCAAAGATTGCAGCCTACGATAACGCCGCCGAATTTCCGGCGCAAACCCTGACTTTCGCGCACTACCTGCGCGCAGCCGGATACCGCACGATTCTGTCCGGCAAGATGCATTTCTGTGGCCCCGACCAGCTGCATGGTTTCGAAGAACGCCTGACCACCGACATCTATCCGGCCGATTTCGGCTGGGTGCCCGACTGGGACCGGCCCGGTGAGCGTCCGAGCTGGTATCACAACATGAGTTCGGTGCTGGATGCGGGCCCATGCGTGCGCACCAACCAGCTCGACTTCGACGATGAGGTCACGTTTACCGCGCGTCAGAAGCTCTTCGACATCGCGCGCGAACGGCAGGCCGGCAAGGACGACAGACCCTTCTGTCTCGTTGCGTCGCTGACGCACCCGCACGACCCGTACGCGATTCCGCGTCAATACTGGGACCTCTATCGCGATGAAGACATCGATCTGCCCAAAACCTCGCAGAGCTACGAGGACAGCGATCCCCATTCGCGCCGGCTGCGCCATGTGTGCGAAACGGACCGCACGCCACCGACCGAGCAACAGGTGCGCAACGCGCGCCACGCCTATTACGGGGCACTGTCATACGTCGACGCACAGTTCGGCGCCATTCTGGACGCGCTCAACGACACGGGCCTCGCCGACGACACCATCGTGCTCGTCACATCCGACCACGGCGAAATGCTCGGCGAACGCGGCCTCTGGTACAAGATGACCTTCTTCGAGGGTGGCGTGCGCGTGCCGCTGATCATTCACTCACCGGGGCGCTTCAGTGCGCGCCGCGTGGCGGCGCCCGTGTCGCACGTGGACCTGCTGCCCACGCTCGTCGAACTCGCGACAGGCACGCGGGATACCCGCTGGCCGGACCCGGTCGATGGCTGCAGCCTCGTGCCGCATCTGCGCGGGGAGGGTGGCCAGGGCGAAGCAATCGGCGAATATCTGGCGGAAGGCGCCATCGCCCCGATCGTGATGATCCGCAACGGCGACTACAAGTTCATCCACTCGCCCGTGGATCCTGACCAGCTCTACAACCTCGCCCGGGATCCGCAGGAGGTCCATAACCTGGCAGGAGATCCCGGCGCAGCCCAACTGCTTGCGGCATTCCGCGAGGACGTGGCACGCCGCTGGAACCTTCCCGCGTTGCATCAGGACGTACTCACCAGCCAGCGCCGCCGGCGCTTTCATTTCGAAGCGACGACACAGGGCCGCATCCAGTCGTGGGACTGGCAGCCGTTTGCCGATGCGAGCCAGCGCTACATGCGCAATCACATCGAACTCGACACGCTGGAAGCGATGGCGCGCTTCCCACGCGTCACACCTTGA
- a CDS encoding LysR family transcriptional regulator, giving the protein MPRQDRLPPMQTLSVFESAARLASFTAAARELGSTQPAVSQRVVQLETDLGTPLFERGHRGVTLTPDGARLFEAVRQGLETIRAATADIRTRRATGELTILTDFGFATYWLMPRLTRLKHLMPDVNVRIITSQPGYDPQRDRADIAIAFGDGNWAPCTSTRLFREEVTPVCTPAFRDAHPSVSHAADLAQLPLLNLQPTEPERWLAWDGWFAAQGLPPPADQHGVTFNSYALVIHAVLMNQGVALGWTPLTDDLLATGQLVRLLDAPVVTTRGYFLVCPQARPEAPAVPLFRRWLFEECTEAA; this is encoded by the coding sequence ATGCCGAGACAGGATCGACTGCCGCCGATGCAGACGTTATCGGTATTCGAATCGGCGGCACGGCTTGCGAGCTTCACGGCTGCTGCGCGCGAACTGGGTTCGACGCAGCCGGCCGTCAGCCAGCGCGTGGTGCAACTGGAAACCGATCTCGGCACGCCACTGTTCGAACGCGGACATCGCGGCGTCACGCTGACTCCCGACGGCGCCCGCCTTTTCGAGGCCGTGCGCCAGGGGCTCGAAACCATTCGCGCGGCGACGGCCGATATCCGGACCCGCCGCGCGACAGGCGAACTGACGATCCTGACCGACTTCGGCTTCGCGACCTACTGGCTGATGCCGCGCCTGACGCGTCTGAAGCATCTGATGCCCGATGTCAACGTCAGGATCATCACGTCGCAGCCTGGCTACGACCCGCAACGGGACCGCGCCGACATCGCGATCGCGTTCGGCGACGGCAACTGGGCGCCCTGCACCTCCACCCGGCTTTTCCGCGAGGAGGTCACGCCGGTTTGCACACCGGCCTTTCGCGATGCACACCCAAGCGTGTCGCACGCCGCGGATCTCGCGCAATTGCCGCTGCTGAATCTGCAACCGACAGAACCCGAGCGCTGGCTGGCGTGGGATGGCTGGTTCGCGGCGCAGGGCCTGCCGCCGCCTGCGGACCAGCACGGCGTGACGTTCAACAGCTATGCGCTGGTGATTCATGCCGTGTTGATGAACCAGGGCGTCGCGCTGGGCTGGACGCCACTGACTGACGACCTGCTTGCCACCGGCCAACTGGTGCGGCTGCTCGACGCGCCGGTTGTGACCACGCGCGGCTATTTTCTGGTATGCCCGCAGGCGCGTCCCGAGGCGCCAGCCGTACCGCTCTTTCGCCGCTGGCTGTTCGAGGAATGCACCGAGGCGGCCTGA
- a CDS encoding electron transfer flavoprotein subunit alpha/FixB family protein, which translates to MNTIKRIDPRRPYTITAAGLRRITLGAVAEAGAMTGGDAPRAVHGGAAKPRRTTLTATRTILVAAHSDRGSLDEHARQTIAAAALIADAHTQVALLVFGEMKDDAAALGADRLIELPAFDRRVFAPESELQTLSACVAQIAPAHILLPDNATGDGDLGRRYAAYAGASVATHVVEIDPARVSVYIHARKSFATRALPDLILLAPGAVDTRLPFTGAGERIELPGTAADHAHGSTYVDLGIEEIDAAQVALEEADFIVSAGNGVTDVGAFERLAGAFGAAIGASRVAVDNGMFTRDKQIGATGKTVEASVYIAFGISGAVQHLQGIKDCRHVIAVNLDGSAPIVKRANLTIIADTQATISSLIDEVARARSPDSRAVAPAVTTAVEGVAA; encoded by the coding sequence ATGAACACGATCAAACGTATCGATCCGCGCCGGCCTTACACGATCACAGCCGCGGGCCTGCGGCGCATCACGCTGGGCGCTGTGGCTGAAGCCGGTGCGATGACGGGCGGCGACGCGCCGCGCGCCGTGCACGGCGGCGCAGCGAAGCCGCGTCGTACGACGCTGACTGCCACGCGCACGATCCTCGTCGCCGCGCACAGCGATCGCGGCTCGCTCGACGAACATGCACGCCAGACGATCGCGGCTGCCGCGTTGATCGCCGACGCGCATACGCAGGTCGCGTTGCTCGTCTTTGGCGAGATGAAAGACGACGCCGCGGCGCTAGGCGCTGACAGGCTGATCGAGTTGCCCGCCTTCGATCGCCGGGTGTTTGCGCCCGAAAGCGAATTGCAGACGCTGTCCGCCTGTGTCGCACAGATCGCACCGGCACACATCCTCCTGCCCGACAACGCGACCGGTGATGGCGATCTCGGCCGCCGCTATGCCGCGTACGCCGGTGCGAGCGTGGCGACGCATGTGGTGGAGATCGACCCGGCGCGTGTCAGCGTGTACATCCACGCCAGGAAGTCGTTTGCAACCCGGGCGTTGCCGGACCTGATACTGCTCGCGCCGGGCGCTGTGGACACGCGTTTGCCGTTCACAGGCGCGGGAGAGCGTATCGAATTGCCCGGTACGGCTGCGGACCACGCGCACGGCTCCACGTATGTGGACCTCGGCATTGAAGAGATCGACGCGGCCCAGGTCGCGCTCGAAGAAGCCGATTTCATTGTCTCCGCCGGCAACGGCGTGACCGACGTCGGCGCGTTCGAGCGTCTGGCAGGGGCTTTCGGTGCGGCGATCGGTGCAAGCCGTGTGGCGGTCGATAACGGCATGTTCACGCGTGACAAGCAGATCGGTGCGACCGGCAAGACCGTCGAGGCGAGCGTCTATATCGCATTTGGCATTTCAGGCGCGGTTCAGCATCTGCAAGGCATCAAGGATTGTCGTCACGTGATCGCGGTGAATCTGGACGGCAGCGCGCCCATCGTCAAGCGCGCGAACCTGACGATCATCGCGGATACGCAGGCGACGATCTCGTCGCTGATCGACGAGGTCGCGCGTGCACGCTCGCCGGATTCGCGGGCCGTGGCGCCCGCGGTTACGACCGCTGTCGAAGGAGTCGCAGCATGA
- a CDS encoding formyltetrahydrofolate deformylase, producing the protein MPATDRLHQFALTLDCPSAAGQVAAVVGFLDRHHCYIDELAVFDDDISSRFFVRCVFHGVGVASDATLHIDALRREFAAIAADFRMNWAIHDIAARPKVLIMVSKLEHCLADLLFRWRMGELKMDIVGIGSNHPDFEPLAVQHGLPFWHLPVTSETRDSQEAQMLDLFESTGAELMILARYMQILSDKTSRRLAGRAINIHHSFLPGFKGARPYHQAHARGVKLIGATAHFVTDDLDEGPIIEQVVERVDHSYGPERLLAVGRDVECITLARAVKAFVERRVFINGDRTVVI; encoded by the coding sequence ATGCCTGCTACCGATCGCCTCCACCAGTTCGCCCTGACGCTCGACTGCCCCAGCGCGGCGGGCCAGGTCGCCGCCGTAGTCGGCTTTCTCGACCGGCATCACTGCTATATCGATGAACTTGCCGTTTTCGACGACGACATCAGTTCCCGGTTCTTCGTGCGGTGTGTTTTTCACGGCGTAGGCGTTGCGTCCGATGCCACGCTGCATATCGATGCGCTGCGGCGTGAGTTTGCCGCGATCGCCGCGGACTTCCGCATGAACTGGGCTATTCACGATATCGCCGCGCGGCCCAAGGTCTTGATCATGGTGTCAAAGCTTGAACATTGCCTGGCGGATCTGCTGTTTCGCTGGCGCATGGGTGAGTTGAAGATGGACATTGTGGGGATTGGGTCGAATCATCCTGACTTCGAGCCGCTTGCAGTGCAGCATGGTTTGCCGTTCTGGCATCTGCCCGTCACTTCGGAGACGCGGGATTCGCAGGAAGCGCAGATGCTTGATCTGTTTGAATCTACCGGTGCCGAGTTGATGATTCTTGCGCGCTATATGCAGATTCTTTCTGACAAGACCAGCCGTCGGCTCGCGGGGCGGGCAATCAATATTCATCATTCATTCTTGCCGGGATTCAAGGGGGCGAGACCCTATCACCAGGCGCATGCGCGTGGGGTCAAGCTGATTGGCGCTACCGCGCATTTCGTGACCGATGATCTCGATGAAGGGCCGATCATCGAGCAGGTCGTCGAACGGGTCGATCATTCCTATGGACCTGAGAGGCTGCTTGCTGTTGGCCGCGATGTTGAATGTATTACGCTTGCGCGGGCGGTCAAGGCGTTCGTTGAGCGGCGGGTTTTTATTAATGGGGATCGGACGGTTGTGATCTAG
- a CDS encoding glycine betaine ABC transporter substrate-binding protein, producing MGTALIATMSATVTATADTKPTIKIGYVEGWDDSVATSNVAARIIEKRLGYPVQLVPVAAGVMWQGVARGDLDATLSAWLPVTQGAYWEQFKGKVTDLGVNFPDAKIGLIVPASVPEKTVADLEAHKADFNDRIVGIDAGAGVMKKTDEAIKAYNLSLQLMPSSGSAMTAELARQINASKPVVVTGWAPHWMFAKWKLKFLEDPKKVFGEAEHVDNVVNPQLETKAAPVVAFLKKFQWKPGEIDSVMLATENGTKPVAAADAWIAAHGDRVDSWVAGAQ from the coding sequence ATGGGCACCGCGCTGATTGCGACGATGAGTGCGACGGTCACGGCGACTGCCGACACCAAACCCACGATCAAGATTGGTTATGTCGAAGGTTGGGACGACAGCGTGGCGACCTCGAACGTGGCGGCCCGCATCATCGAGAAGCGGCTTGGCTATCCGGTGCAGCTCGTGCCGGTGGCGGCGGGGGTGATGTGGCAGGGCGTGGCGCGTGGCGATCTGGACGCGACGTTGTCGGCATGGTTGCCTGTGACGCAGGGCGCCTATTGGGAGCAGTTCAAGGGGAAGGTGACGGACCTCGGTGTCAATTTCCCGGATGCAAAGATCGGTCTGATCGTGCCGGCAAGCGTGCCGGAGAAGACCGTTGCCGATCTCGAAGCGCACAAGGCTGATTTCAACGACCGGATCGTAGGGATCGATGCCGGAGCGGGCGTAATGAAGAAGACCGACGAGGCAATCAAGGCTTATAACCTTAGCCTGCAACTGATGCCGAGCTCGGGCAGCGCGATGACGGCTGAACTGGCGCGCCAGATTAATGCGAGCAAACCCGTGGTCGTGACGGGTTGGGCGCCCCACTGGATGTTCGCCAAGTGGAAGCTCAAGTTCCTTGAAGACCCCAAGAAAGTGTTTGGCGAGGCCGAGCACGTCGATAACGTGGTCAACCCTCAGCTTGAGACCAAGGCTGCGCCTGTGGTGGCCTTTCTCAAGAAGTTCCAGTGGAAGCCGGGTGAGATCGATAGCGTGATGCTCGCCACCGAGAACGGTACCAAGCCGGTTGCAGCGGCCGACGCCTGGATTGCCGCGCACGGCGATCGGGTTGATAGCTGGGTTGCGGGCGCGCAGTAA
- a CDS encoding electron transfer flavoprotein subunit beta/FixA family protein, translated as MNRKLERIAVLVSVGRHPVSGVARYSRNDAAALETGLALAKEHGATLDVLHAGDPTNPALEDYLALGAPRVEVLMCRTDGDAAATLAVRVQGYDLVLTGTCAEGAYDSGMLPYQIADALGLPLLGSAVDAAVAGGKVTVRQFLPKGVRRRAQASLPAVVAVHPLAAVTPHYAYARLRAGSIDTQHVAPREHADAAQWTVAAAQRKPVRLAAAEKRSGHARMLSATTTESRGGSVVIEGTSVEKAQVILGYLREHQLIDY; from the coding sequence ATGAACAGAAAGCTCGAACGGATTGCCGTGCTGGTTTCGGTGGGGCGTCACCCGGTGAGCGGCGTCGCGCGCTATAGCCGCAATGACGCTGCTGCGCTCGAAACCGGCCTCGCACTGGCAAAGGAACACGGCGCCACGCTCGACGTGCTGCATGCAGGCGACCCCACGAATCCCGCGCTCGAGGATTATCTGGCGCTGGGCGCTCCCCGTGTCGAGGTGCTCATGTGCCGCACCGATGGTGACGCTGCCGCGACGCTTGCAGTCCGCGTCCAGGGGTACGACCTCGTTTTGACCGGTACCTGTGCCGAAGGGGCCTACGACAGCGGCATGCTCCCCTATCAGATTGCCGACGCGCTCGGCTTACCGCTGCTCGGGTCGGCTGTCGATGCGGCTGTCGCCGGCGGCAAGGTGACGGTGCGGCAGTTCCTGCCGAAGGGCGTGCGCCGCCGGGCGCAGGCTTCGTTGCCCGCCGTGGTGGCCGTGCACCCGCTGGCGGCCGTGACGCCGCACTATGCCTACGCGCGCCTGCGCGCCGGCTCCATCGATACGCAACACGTCGCGCCGCGCGAACACGCCGATGCGGCGCAATGGACCGTAGCTGCGGCCCAGCGCAAGCCGGTCCGGCTCGCCGCCGCCGAGAAGCGTTCTGGCCACGCGCGGATGCTGTCCGCAACGACCACCGAGAGCCGTGGCGGAAGCGTCGTAATTGAAGGGACTTCGGTCGAAAAAGCACAAGTGATACTCGGCTATTTGCGCGAGCATCAACTCATCGATTACTGA
- a CDS encoding (Fe-S)-binding protein → MSPAFLITALLWVSVAGLAFALARRASYWRLGRATAAGAFGWTNLLTIPKRYFVDLHHVVARDPYIAKTHVATAGGAIAAFAFVFINYGLAIYSPWLDRAIFLAALVMLVGAVFVWRRRHGAKAVPARLSRGPWDTLPWLLGSFAVGLLLFVLVPASAMSGGLAVIFAVLIAVGAFAMTVGAARGGPMKHALAGLLHLAFHPRQERFAGNGDVRAADAIPPTALKTPALDQNEYGVGKPVEFRWNQLLSFDACVQCGKCEAACPAFAAGQPLNPKKLIQDLVTGMVGGTDAAYAGSPTPGLPVGQHGGDPQRPIVSSLIEADTLWSCTTCRACVEECPMLIEHVDAIVDMRRNQTLVHGMVPGKGPEVLANLRETGTAGGYDKTARYDWAVDLNAPVAQPGKPVDVLLVVGEGAFDMRYQRTLRALVKVLNKAGVDYAVLGGIETDTGDVARRLGDEATFQRLAKQLKGTLSTLSFRRIVTADPHVMHSLRNEYCALGGRFDVLHHTTFVAELVAAGKVTPKANEAMREQKITYHDPCYLGRYNGETEAPRKLLRSIGIQIVEMERHGKRGRCCGGGGGAPLTDIPGKQRIPDIRINDARAIGADVVAVGCPNCTAMLEGVVGPRPEVLDVAELVAAALE, encoded by the coding sequence ATGAGCCCGGCGTTTCTCATCACCGCATTGCTGTGGGTATCGGTCGCCGGTCTTGCGTTCGCCCTCGCGCGCCGGGCGTCGTACTGGCGGCTCGGCCGTGCGACCGCAGCGGGCGCGTTCGGCTGGACCAACCTGCTGACCATCCCGAAGCGCTATTTCGTGGATCTGCACCACGTCGTGGCCCGCGATCCGTACATTGCGAAGACGCACGTTGCGACAGCGGGCGGTGCAATCGCGGCGTTCGCCTTCGTGTTCATCAACTACGGACTGGCGATCTATTCGCCCTGGCTCGATCGCGCGATTTTTCTTGCCGCGCTGGTGATGCTGGTGGGCGCGGTGTTTGTCTGGCGTCGCCGGCATGGCGCCAAGGCGGTGCCTGCAAGACTGTCGCGTGGTCCGTGGGATACGTTGCCGTGGCTGCTCGGTTCGTTTGCTGTCGGCCTGTTGCTGTTCGTGCTGGTGCCGGCGTCGGCGATGTCGGGTGGACTCGCCGTCATCTTTGCCGTCCTGATCGCCGTGGGCGCATTCGCGATGACGGTAGGCGCGGCACGTGGCGGTCCGATGAAGCACGCGCTTGCCGGCTTGCTGCATCTCGCATTTCATCCGCGTCAGGAGCGGTTTGCGGGCAATGGCGATGTGCGCGCCGCCGATGCCATACCGCCCACCGCACTCAAGACGCCCGCACTCGATCAGAACGAATACGGTGTCGGCAAGCCCGTCGAGTTTCGCTGGAACCAGTTGCTGAGCTTCGATGCCTGCGTGCAGTGCGGCAAGTGCGAAGCAGCGTGTCCCGCGTTCGCCGCCGGGCAGCCGCTCAATCCGAAGAAGCTGATTCAGGATCTCGTCACCGGGATGGTCGGCGGCACCGATGCCGCGTATGCCGGCAGTCCCACGCCGGGCCTTCCCGTGGGGCAGCATGGCGGCGATCCGCAACGCCCGATCGTATCGAGCCTGATCGAGGCAGACACGCTCTGGTCGTGCACGACGTGCCGGGCCTGCGTTGAGGAGTGCCCGATGCTGATCGAACATGTCGATGCAATCGTCGATATGCGCCGCAATCAGACGCTCGTGCATGGCATGGTGCCGGGCAAAGGCCCTGAAGTGCTGGCGAATCTGCGCGAAACCGGCACTGCCGGAGGCTACGACAAGACCGCCCGCTACGACTGGGCCGTCGATCTGAACGCGCCGGTCGCACAGCCGGGCAAGCCTGTCGACGTGCTTCTTGTCGTCGGCGAAGGCGCTTTCGACATGCGCTATCAACGCACCTTGCGCGCGCTGGTCAAAGTGCTGAACAAGGCCGGCGTCGACTACGCCGTGCTCGGCGGCATCGAGACGGATACGGGCGACGTGGCCCGCCGCCTGGGGGACGAAGCCACATTCCAGCGCCTTGCGAAGCAGTTGAAAGGCACGCTTTCTACCCTCTCGTTCAGGCGCATCGTGACGGCGGACCCGCACGTGATGCACAGCCTGCGCAACGAATATTGCGCACTGGGCGGACGTTTCGACGTGCTGCATCACACGACGTTTGTCGCGGAGCTCGTCGCGGCGGGCAAGGTGACGCCGAAGGCGAACGAAGCCATGCGTGAGCAGAAGATCACCTATCACGATCCCTGCTACCTGGGCCGCTACAACGGCGAGACGGAAGCGCCGCGCAAGCTGCTGCGTTCGATCGGCATCCAGATCGTCGAAATGGAACGCCATGGCAAGCGTGGCCGTTGCTGCGGCGGCGGTGGCGGCGCGCCGCTGACCGATATTCCCGGCAAGCAGCGCATCCCGGACATCCGCATCAACGACGCCCGCGCGATCGGTGCCGATGTGGTCGCCGTGGGTTGCCCGAATTGCACGGCGATGCTGGAAGGCGTCGTGGGACCGCGTCCGGAAGTGCTCGATGTGGCCGAACTCGTTGCAGCCGCGCTGGAGTGA
- a CDS encoding aromatic ring-hydroxylating dioxygenase subunit alpha yields MKVSADIRALVDRRKKGFSLEAPFYTSDEIFALDMEAIFRKHWIQVAVEPDIPEPGDYTTVELGHDSILIVRDDDMEVRAFHNVCRHRGARLCNEDKGSVGNIVCPYHSWTYNLTGQLMFAEHMGEQFDRCKHSLKSVHVQSLAGLIFICLAEEPPVDFDMMRAAMEPYMLPHDLPNLKIAASVDLIEKGNWKLTMENNRECYHCVANHPELTISLYEYGFGYQPSPANAEGMAAFERTCVERSEQWEAMDLPSVEVDRLLDVTGFRTQRLPLDRSGESQTLDAKVASKKLLGEFRQADLGGLSFWTQPNSWHHFMSDHVVTFSVIPLSAGETLVRTKWLVHKDAKEGIDYDVKNLTAVWNATNDQDRALVEYSQLGATSSAYEPGPYSPFTEGLVEKFSDWYLSRLAAQIDN; encoded by the coding sequence ATGAAAGTATCGGCAGACATTCGCGCGCTGGTCGATCGGCGCAAAAAGGGTTTTAGCCTCGAAGCGCCGTTTTACACGAGCGACGAAATCTTCGCGCTCGACATGGAAGCGATTTTCCGCAAGCACTGGATCCAGGTCGCGGTCGAGCCGGATATTCCCGAGCCGGGCGATTACACAACCGTCGAGCTGGGCCACGATTCGATCCTGATCGTCCGCGACGACGATATGGAAGTTCGTGCCTTTCATAACGTCTGCCGCCATCGCGGTGCGCGGCTCTGTAATGAGGACAAGGGTTCGGTCGGCAACATCGTGTGCCCGTATCACAGCTGGACCTACAACCTGACCGGCCAGCTGATGTTCGCCGAGCACATGGGCGAGCAGTTCGATCGCTGCAAGCACAGCCTGAAGTCGGTGCATGTGCAGAGTCTGGCGGGACTCATTTTTATCTGCCTCGCGGAAGAGCCCCCTGTCGATTTCGACATGATGCGCGCTGCGATGGAGCCGTACATGCTGCCGCACGATCTGCCGAACCTCAAGATCGCGGCTTCGGTCGATCTCATCGAAAAGGGCAACTGGAAGCTCACGATGGAAAACAATCGCGAGTGCTATCACTGCGTCGCGAACCATCCCGAGCTGACGATTTCGCTTTACGAGTACGGCTTTGGCTACCAGCCGTCGCCGGCAAACGCGGAAGGCATGGCAGCGTTTGAGCGCACCTGTGTCGAGCGCAGCGAGCAATGGGAAGCGATGGATCTGCCGTCGGTCGAAGTCGACCGCCTGCTGGATGTGACGGGCTTCCGCACACAGCGCCTGCCGCTCGATCGCAGCGGCGAATCGCAGACGCTCGATGCGAAAGTGGCATCGAAGAAACTGCTCGGCGAGTTCAGGCAGGCTGACCTCGGCGGCCTGTCGTTCTGGACGCAGCCTAATTCATGGCACCACTTCATGAGCGATCACGTCGTGACGTTTTCGGTGATCCCGCTGTCTGCGGGCGAAACGCTCGTGCGCACGAAATGGCTCGTGCACAAGGACGCGAAAGAGGGCATCGACTACGACGTCAAGAACCTGACCGCCGTGTGGAACGCGACCAACGATCAGGACCGCGCGCTGGTGGAATATTCGCAGCTCGGCGCGACGAGCAGCGCTTACGAGCCGGGTCCGTACTCGCCCTTCACCGAAGGGCTGGTGGAGAAGTTCAGTGACTGGTACCTGAGCCGGCTCGCTGCGCAGATCGACAACTGA
- a CDS encoding hybrid-cluster NAD(P)-dependent oxidoreductase yields the protein MMRDTDNFDPVASRLTRPEFWHALPGRWTSDDEETLVCCQVRQETHDVKSFFFRSQRGRAFVFEPGQFVTLELEIDGERINRCYTISSSPTRPHTISITVKRVPGGKVSNWLHDNLQAGHNVRVLGPAGEFTCARHPARKYLFLSAGSGITPLMSMSRAHHELSEDRDIVFVHSARTPDDIIFSRELDLIASNQERFRTSFVCERVGSRTNWPGVTGFLTLPLLRLIAPDFMEREVFTCGPAPYMKAVRDLLDEAGFDCRQYHEESFSFETLTEATPLVDPIELPAQNGSTSAFSVSFARSNREITCGTEQHVLDAARQAGVRLPASCTQGMCGTCKVKLVSGQVEMKHNGGIRQREIDQGMVLLCCSKPLSDLVVDK from the coding sequence ATGATGCGGGATACGGACAACTTCGACCCCGTGGCAAGCCGGCTGACGAGGCCGGAATTCTGGCACGCGCTGCCGGGGCGCTGGACGAGCGATGACGAAGAGACGCTCGTCTGCTGTCAGGTGCGGCAGGAAACGCACGACGTCAAGAGCTTTTTCTTCCGGTCGCAGCGAGGTCGCGCGTTCGTGTTCGAGCCCGGGCAGTTCGTGACGCTCGAACTCGAGATCGACGGCGAGCGGATCAACCGCTGCTACACGATTTCGTCGTCACCCACGCGGCCGCATACGATCTCCATCACGGTAAAGCGTGTACCTGGCGGCAAGGTATCGAACTGGCTGCACGACAACCTGCAGGCCGGCCACAACGTGCGCGTGCTCGGTCCGGCGGGTGAGTTCACCTGTGCGCGGCATCCGGCGCGCAAGTATCTGTTTTTGTCGGCAGGCTCCGGCATCACGCCGCTGATGTCGATGAGCCGCGCACATCACGAGTTGAGCGAGGACCGCGACATCGTCTTCGTGCACAGCGCTCGCACGCCGGACGACATTATCTTCTCGCGCGAACTCGATTTGATTGCGTCGAACCAGGAGCGGTTCAGGACGTCGTTCGTCTGCGAGCGCGTGGGATCACGCACGAACTGGCCCGGCGTAACCGGATTTTTGACGCTGCCGCTTCTCAGGCTGATCGCGCCTGACTTCATGGAGCGCGAGGTGTTCACGTGCGGTCCTGCGCCGTACATGAAGGCCGTGAGAGATCTGCTCGATGAAGCCGGTTTCGATTGCAGGCAGTATCACGAGGAAAGCTTCTCGTTCGAAACGCTGACCGAAGCGACGCCGCTTGTCGACCCGATCGAGTTGCCCGCACAGAACGGCTCCACCTCGGCCTTTTCCGTGAGCTTTGCGCGCAGCAATCGCGAGATCACGTGTGGAACGGAGCAGCATGTGCTCGACGCGGCGCGTCAGGCGGGCGTGCGGCTGCCCGCGTCGTGTACGCAGGGTATGTGCGGCACCTGCAAGGTGAAGCTCGTATCCGGGCAGGTGGAGATGAAACACAACGGCGGAATCCGCCAGCGTGAAATCGATCAGGGAATGGTGCTGCTCTGTTGCAGCAAGCCGCTCTCGGATCTGGTGGTAGATAAATGA